The proteins below are encoded in one region of Peptococcus niger:
- the asnS gene encoding asparagine--tRNA ligase: MNASIADIYREADALLEQNITVEGWVRTHRSGKSVGFIELTDGSCQKGLQLVYKPGTEAAPADNHLLTGTAVRASGLLVSTPQAKQPVELQVSALEVVGPVDETYPLQKKRHSFEYLRSLAHLRPRTNTFQAVFRLRSLLSFAVHRYFHERGFVQVHTPILTASDAEGAGEMFQVTNLDLEALAAEPPQALDYTQDFFGRPANLAVSGQLNAEAFAHAFKNVYSFGPTFRAEDSNTARHAAEFWMIEPECAFCDLDGLIALAEDFIRQMIIAVQTEAADELAFFNDRIDEGLIDRLTAVQTAGFSRMTYDEAIAILEKSGHPFSYPVAWGLDLQTEHERYLTDEVVGGPLFVTDYPEAIKAFYMRRNADDKTVAAVDLLVPGIGEIIGGSQREERLDLLQARLQANGMSAADYRWYSDLRRFGGTPHAGFGVGFERLLMYLSGMKNIRDVIPFPRVPKQIDF; this comes from the coding sequence ATGAACGCTTCAATAGCAGATATTTACCGGGAGGCGGATGCCTTGCTGGAGCAGAACATCACCGTGGAAGGCTGGGTTCGCACCCATCGCAGCGGTAAAAGCGTCGGTTTTATTGAATTAACCGACGGCAGCTGCCAGAAGGGCCTCCAGCTCGTTTATAAGCCCGGAACAGAGGCCGCCCCAGCGGACAACCACCTGCTAACCGGGACGGCGGTACGGGCAAGCGGCCTTCTGGTATCAACCCCTCAGGCCAAGCAACCGGTAGAGCTTCAAGTCTCTGCCCTGGAGGTGGTCGGTCCGGTTGATGAGACCTACCCCCTGCAAAAGAAACGACACAGCTTTGAATATTTACGGTCCCTTGCCCATTTGCGACCGCGCACCAATACCTTTCAAGCTGTATTCCGCCTGCGCAGTCTTTTAAGCTTTGCGGTACACCGGTATTTTCATGAGCGTGGTTTTGTGCAGGTGCACACACCGATTCTAACCGCCAGCGATGCGGAAGGCGCCGGTGAAATGTTCCAAGTCACCAACCTAGACCTTGAGGCCTTGGCCGCAGAGCCACCGCAAGCGCTTGATTACACCCAGGACTTTTTTGGCCGTCCGGCAAATTTGGCGGTAAGCGGTCAGTTGAATGCTGAAGCCTTTGCCCATGCCTTTAAAAATGTGTACAGCTTCGGTCCGACCTTCCGCGCGGAAGATTCCAATACCGCTCGCCACGCCGCTGAATTTTGGATGATTGAACCGGAATGTGCCTTTTGTGATTTAGATGGCCTTATCGCCTTGGCGGAAGATTTTATCCGTCAGATGATCATTGCGGTCCAAACCGAAGCAGCCGACGAACTGGCCTTTTTTAACGACCGCATTGATGAAGGCTTGATTGACCGCTTGACGGCTGTGCAGACCGCCGGCTTTTCGCGCATGACCTATGATGAAGCCATCGCCATTTTAGAAAAAAGCGGCCATCCTTTCAGCTATCCGGTTGCCTGGGGCCTGGACCTACAGACCGAACATGAACGGTATTTGACCGATGAAGTGGTTGGGGGCCCCCTTTTTGTGACCGATTACCCGGAAGCAATCAAGGCCTTTTACATGAGGCGGAATGCAGACGACAAAACCGTTGCGGCGGTGGACCTCTTGGTGCCGGGTATCGGTGAGATCATCGGCGGCAGCCAGCGGGAAGAGCGGCTTGACCTTCTGCAGGCGCGCTTACAGGCCAATGGCATGTCAGCAGCCGATTACCGCTGGTATTCAGACTTGCGCCGTTTCGGCGGGACCCCTCATGCCGGCTTTGGCGTCGGCTTTGAACGCTTGCTCATGTATTTATCCGGTATGAAAAATATTCGTGATGTGATT